The Malus domestica chromosome 06, GDT2T_hap1 genome has a segment encoding these proteins:
- the LOC103446664 gene encoding probable glutathione peroxidase 8 — protein sequence MGNKISGCFTAIPRGGTSELGPDCKTISQPNEFPTGTIYEYTVKDVKGKDVNLSMYRGKVLVIVNVASQCGLTDENYTEFNQLYQKYKDKGLEILAFPCNQFAAQEPGSNEQIQEFACTRFKTAFPIFNKIEVNGFNTAPLYKFLKLGKWGFFDDDIQWNFAKFLVDKQGKPVGRYYPTTSPLSLQHDINRLLEAS from the exons ATGGGAAACAAGATTTCTGGTTGCTTTACAGCAATTCCCCGAG GTGGTACTTCAGAGTTGGGACCAGATTGTAAAACGATAAGCCAACCCAATGAGTTCCCAACTGGAACAATTTACGAATACACTGTCAAG GATGTTAAAGGAAAGGATGTGAATCTTAGCATGTACCGGGGAAAGGTTCTAGTGATTGTTAATGTTGCTTCCCAATG TGGATTGACGGATGAAAACTACACGGAGTTTAATCAactatatcaaaagtataaagaTAAAG GCTTGGAGATTCTGGCATTTCCGTGTAACCAGTTTGCTGCTCAGGAACCAGGAAGTAATGAACAGATTCAAGAGTTTGCCTGCACTCGTTTCAAAACAGCATTCCCAATTTTTAACAAG aTTGAAGTAAACGGGTTTAATACTGCTCCGTTGTACAAGTTCTTGAAGTTAGGCAAATGGGGATTCTTCGATGACGATATCCAGTGGAACTTTGCTAAGTTTCTTGTTGACAAGCAGGGGAAACCTGTCGGTCGTTATTACCCAACAACTTCACCCCTTAGCCTTCAG CATGACATAAACAGGCTATTGGAAGCCTCATGA
- the LOC103446629 gene encoding AT-hook motif nuclear-localized protein 5 isoform X2 encodes MDGREAMGLSGGSASYYISRGGGVGGSIPGSQAGGGGGLHHAALGFRSISNTLIQPQSNVRVSSVGSTFSVEPSRPNFEHHGSTMNVTPGAPSAQPVKKKRGRPRKYVPDGSVSLGLSPMSATPTPTPGSTSPTPKRSRGRPPGSGRKQQLAALDWMNTSAGLAFAPHVITIGVGEDIAAKLLLFAQQRPRALCILSGNGAVSSVTLREPASTGVSVTYERYAVLACTVWYWISPSVPLSVQHWRMGRFQILCLSGSYLVAEDGGPRNRTGGISVSLSNPNGHVIGGAVAVLIAATPVQVVLCSFVYGSSKTKNKQVAGPNSDENSEPQHSEKLALPSSAPPTQNYNPSGAGIWPGSRQVDLRNGHTGIDLTRG; translated from the exons ATGGATGGGAGGGAAGCAATGGGATTGTCTGGTGGGTCAGCTTCATACTACATCAGTAGGGGAGGAGGGGTTGGTGGGTCTATACCTGGATCACAGGCTGGCGGCGGTGGCGGACTTCACCATGCTGCACTTGGGTTCAGGTCCATCTCAAACACCCTCATCCAACCTCAGTCCAATGTGAGGGTCAGCTCTGTGGGATCAACGTTCTCAGTGGAGCCTTCAAGACCCAATTTTGAACATCATGGCAGTACCATGAATGTCACTCCCGGAGCGCCTTCAGCTCAGCCTGTAAAGAAGAAAAGAGGGAGGCCCCGGAAGTATGTCCCCGATGGGTCAGTTTCTCTGGGGTTGTCTCCCATGTCGGCAACACCTACTCCTACACCGGGTTCAACCAGTCCGACCCCGAAACGTAGTAGAGGGAGGCCACCTGGGAGTGGTAGGAAGCAACAGTTGGCTGCTCTTG ATTGGATGAACACTTCGGCTGGATTAGCTTTTGCACCCCATGTTATCACCATTGGAGTTGGAGAG GACATTGCAGCAAAATTATTGTTATTCGCACAACAGAGACCAAGGGCGCTATGCATATTGTCTGGAAATGGTGCAGTGTCTTCTGTAACTCTACGCGAGCCTGCATCTACTGGTGTCAGTGTCACATATGAG AGATATGCCGTGCTAGCGTGTACCGTATGGTACTGGATATCCCCATCTGTACCTTTATCCGTGCAACATTGGAGGATG GGTCGGTTCCAGATATTATGCTTGTCAGGTTCGTACTTAGTTGCCGAGGATGGTGGACCTCGCAATCGAACAGGGGGAATAAGTGTTTCCCTTTCTAATCCTAATGGTCATGTCATTGGTGGTGCTGTCGCAGTGCTTATTGCAGCAACTCCAGTGCAG GTTGTGCTTTGCAGTTTTGTATATGGTAGCTCGAAGACCAAGAACAAGCAAGTGGCTGGTCCCAATAGCGATGAGAATTCCGAGCCACAGCATAGCGAGAAATTGGCTCTACCAAGCAGTGCCCCACCTACTCAAAATTATAATCCCTCCGGTGCAGGCATTTGGCCTGGATCGCGGCAAGTTGATTTGAGAAATGGCCACACTGGTATTGACTTGACTCGCGGATGA
- the LOC103446629 gene encoding AT-hook motif nuclear-localized protein 5 isoform X3 — translation MDGREAMGLSGGSASYYISRGGGVGGSIPGSQAGGGGGLHHAALGFRSISNTLIQPQSNVRVSSVGSTFSVEPSRPNFEHHGSTMNVTPGAPSAQPVKKKRGRPRKYVPDGSVSLGLSPMSATPTPTPGSTSPTPKRSRGRPPGSGRKQQLAALGDWMNTSAGLAFAPHVITIGVGEDIAAKLLLFAQQRPRALCILSGNGAVSSVTLREPASTGVSVTYEGRFQILCLSGSYLVAEDGGPRNRTGGISVSLSNPNGHVIGGAVAVLIAATPVQVVLCSFVYGSSKTKNKQVAGPNSDENSEPQHSEKLALPSSAPPTQNYNPSGAGIWPGSRQVDLRNGHTGIDLTRG, via the exons ATGGATGGGAGGGAAGCAATGGGATTGTCTGGTGGGTCAGCTTCATACTACATCAGTAGGGGAGGAGGGGTTGGTGGGTCTATACCTGGATCACAGGCTGGCGGCGGTGGCGGACTTCACCATGCTGCACTTGGGTTCAGGTCCATCTCAAACACCCTCATCCAACCTCAGTCCAATGTGAGGGTCAGCTCTGTGGGATCAACGTTCTCAGTGGAGCCTTCAAGACCCAATTTTGAACATCATGGCAGTACCATGAATGTCACTCCCGGAGCGCCTTCAGCTCAGCCTGTAAAGAAGAAAAGAGGGAGGCCCCGGAAGTATGTCCCCGATGGGTCAGTTTCTCTGGGGTTGTCTCCCATGTCGGCAACACCTACTCCTACACCGGGTTCAACCAGTCCGACCCCGAAACGTAGTAGAGGGAGGCCACCTGGGAGTGGTAGGAAGCAACAGTTGGCTGCTCTTG GAGATTGGATGAACACTTCGGCTGGATTAGCTTTTGCACCCCATGTTATCACCATTGGAGTTGGAGAG GACATTGCAGCAAAATTATTGTTATTCGCACAACAGAGACCAAGGGCGCTATGCATATTGTCTGGAAATGGTGCAGTGTCTTCTGTAACTCTACGCGAGCCTGCATCTACTGGTGTCAGTGTCACATATGAG GGTCGGTTCCAGATATTATGCTTGTCAGGTTCGTACTTAGTTGCCGAGGATGGTGGACCTCGCAATCGAACAGGGGGAATAAGTGTTTCCCTTTCTAATCCTAATGGTCATGTCATTGGTGGTGCTGTCGCAGTGCTTATTGCAGCAACTCCAGTGCAG GTTGTGCTTTGCAGTTTTGTATATGGTAGCTCGAAGACCAAGAACAAGCAAGTGGCTGGTCCCAATAGCGATGAGAATTCCGAGCCACAGCATAGCGAGAAATTGGCTCTACCAAGCAGTGCCCCACCTACTCAAAATTATAATCCCTCCGGTGCAGGCATTTGGCCTGGATCGCGGCAAGTTGATTTGAGAAATGGCCACACTGGTATTGACTTGACTCGCGGATGA
- the LOC103446629 gene encoding AT-hook motif nuclear-localized protein 5 isoform X1: protein MDGREAMGLSGGSASYYISRGGGVGGSIPGSQAGGGGGLHHAALGFRSISNTLIQPQSNVRVSSVGSTFSVEPSRPNFEHHGSTMNVTPGAPSAQPVKKKRGRPRKYVPDGSVSLGLSPMSATPTPTPGSTSPTPKRSRGRPPGSGRKQQLAALGDWMNTSAGLAFAPHVITIGVGEDIAAKLLLFAQQRPRALCILSGNGAVSSVTLREPASTGVSVTYERYAVLACTVWYWISPSVPLSVQHWRMGRFQILCLSGSYLVAEDGGPRNRTGGISVSLSNPNGHVIGGAVAVLIAATPVQVVLCSFVYGSSKTKNKQVAGPNSDENSEPQHSEKLALPSSAPPTQNYNPSGAGIWPGSRQVDLRNGHTGIDLTRG, encoded by the exons ATGGATGGGAGGGAAGCAATGGGATTGTCTGGTGGGTCAGCTTCATACTACATCAGTAGGGGAGGAGGGGTTGGTGGGTCTATACCTGGATCACAGGCTGGCGGCGGTGGCGGACTTCACCATGCTGCACTTGGGTTCAGGTCCATCTCAAACACCCTCATCCAACCTCAGTCCAATGTGAGGGTCAGCTCTGTGGGATCAACGTTCTCAGTGGAGCCTTCAAGACCCAATTTTGAACATCATGGCAGTACCATGAATGTCACTCCCGGAGCGCCTTCAGCTCAGCCTGTAAAGAAGAAAAGAGGGAGGCCCCGGAAGTATGTCCCCGATGGGTCAGTTTCTCTGGGGTTGTCTCCCATGTCGGCAACACCTACTCCTACACCGGGTTCAACCAGTCCGACCCCGAAACGTAGTAGAGGGAGGCCACCTGGGAGTGGTAGGAAGCAACAGTTGGCTGCTCTTG GAGATTGGATGAACACTTCGGCTGGATTAGCTTTTGCACCCCATGTTATCACCATTGGAGTTGGAGAG GACATTGCAGCAAAATTATTGTTATTCGCACAACAGAGACCAAGGGCGCTATGCATATTGTCTGGAAATGGTGCAGTGTCTTCTGTAACTCTACGCGAGCCTGCATCTACTGGTGTCAGTGTCACATATGAG AGATATGCCGTGCTAGCGTGTACCGTATGGTACTGGATATCCCCATCTGTACCTTTATCCGTGCAACATTGGAGGATG GGTCGGTTCCAGATATTATGCTTGTCAGGTTCGTACTTAGTTGCCGAGGATGGTGGACCTCGCAATCGAACAGGGGGAATAAGTGTTTCCCTTTCTAATCCTAATGGTCATGTCATTGGTGGTGCTGTCGCAGTGCTTATTGCAGCAACTCCAGTGCAG GTTGTGCTTTGCAGTTTTGTATATGGTAGCTCGAAGACCAAGAACAAGCAAGTGGCTGGTCCCAATAGCGATGAGAATTCCGAGCCACAGCATAGCGAGAAATTGGCTCTACCAAGCAGTGCCCCACCTACTCAAAATTATAATCCCTCCGGTGCAGGCATTTGGCCTGGATCGCGGCAAGTTGATTTGAGAAATGGCCACACTGGTATTGACTTGACTCGCGGATGA
- the LOC103446629 gene encoding AT-hook motif nuclear-localized protein 5 isoform X4, which translates to MDGREAMGLSGGSASYYISRGGGVGGSIPGSQAGGGGGLHHAALGFRSISNTLIQPQSNVRVSSVGSTFSVEPSRPNFEHHGSTMNVTPGAPSAQPVKKKRGRPRKYVPDGSVSLGLSPMSATPTPTPGSTSPTPKRSRGRPPGSGRKQQLAALDWMNTSAGLAFAPHVITIGVGEDIAAKLLLFAQQRPRALCILSGNGAVSSVTLREPASTGVSVTYEGRFQILCLSGSYLVAEDGGPRNRTGGISVSLSNPNGHVIGGAVAVLIAATPVQVVLCSFVYGSSKTKNKQVAGPNSDENSEPQHSEKLALPSSAPPTQNYNPSGAGIWPGSRQVDLRNGHTGIDLTRG; encoded by the exons ATGGATGGGAGGGAAGCAATGGGATTGTCTGGTGGGTCAGCTTCATACTACATCAGTAGGGGAGGAGGGGTTGGTGGGTCTATACCTGGATCACAGGCTGGCGGCGGTGGCGGACTTCACCATGCTGCACTTGGGTTCAGGTCCATCTCAAACACCCTCATCCAACCTCAGTCCAATGTGAGGGTCAGCTCTGTGGGATCAACGTTCTCAGTGGAGCCTTCAAGACCCAATTTTGAACATCATGGCAGTACCATGAATGTCACTCCCGGAGCGCCTTCAGCTCAGCCTGTAAAGAAGAAAAGAGGGAGGCCCCGGAAGTATGTCCCCGATGGGTCAGTTTCTCTGGGGTTGTCTCCCATGTCGGCAACACCTACTCCTACACCGGGTTCAACCAGTCCGACCCCGAAACGTAGTAGAGGGAGGCCACCTGGGAGTGGTAGGAAGCAACAGTTGGCTGCTCTTG ATTGGATGAACACTTCGGCTGGATTAGCTTTTGCACCCCATGTTATCACCATTGGAGTTGGAGAG GACATTGCAGCAAAATTATTGTTATTCGCACAACAGAGACCAAGGGCGCTATGCATATTGTCTGGAAATGGTGCAGTGTCTTCTGTAACTCTACGCGAGCCTGCATCTACTGGTGTCAGTGTCACATATGAG GGTCGGTTCCAGATATTATGCTTGTCAGGTTCGTACTTAGTTGCCGAGGATGGTGGACCTCGCAATCGAACAGGGGGAATAAGTGTTTCCCTTTCTAATCCTAATGGTCATGTCATTGGTGGTGCTGTCGCAGTGCTTATTGCAGCAACTCCAGTGCAG GTTGTGCTTTGCAGTTTTGTATATGGTAGCTCGAAGACCAAGAACAAGCAAGTGGCTGGTCCCAATAGCGATGAGAATTCCGAGCCACAGCATAGCGAGAAATTGGCTCTACCAAGCAGTGCCCCACCTACTCAAAATTATAATCCCTCCGGTGCAGGCATTTGGCCTGGATCGCGGCAAGTTGATTTGAGAAATGGCCACACTGGTATTGACTTGACTCGCGGATGA